The Tepidibacter aestuarii genome contains a region encoding:
- a CDS encoding Lrp/AsnC family transcriptional regulator, with translation MDSTDRKIIKILQDNGRISMKDLGQSVGLTSPAVSERVKRLEENNIILAYKAIINPKKLNKNVSAFMNISLPADKYSHFVDFANNNDSIVECHHITGQGCVIIKVLVPNMDDLESLIDTIKQMGSTQTHIILSSPIESKSIL, from the coding sequence ATGGATTCTACGGATCGTAAAATTATAAAAATTCTTCAAGATAACGGAAGAATTTCAATGAAAGACTTAGGTCAATCGGTAGGTTTAACTTCTCCTGCTGTTTCAGAAAGAGTTAAGCGTTTAGAAGAGAATAATATAATTTTAGCTTATAAAGCTATAATAAATCCTAAGAAATTAAACAAAAATGTAAGTGCTTTTATGAATATATCACTGCCAGCAGATAAATACTCTCATTTTGTTGATTTTGCAAATAATAATGACAGTATAGTAGAATGTCACCATATAACTGGTCAAGGATGTGTTATCATAAAGGTTCTGGTACCTAATATGGATGATCTTGAATCTTTAATAGATACTATTAAGCAAATGGGAAGTACTCAGACTCATATTATACTTTCCTCGCCAATAGAATCCAAGTCTATATTATAA
- a CDS encoding H-type small acid-soluble spore protein — protein sequence MILSRATEILQSNGNVEVLYKNEPVWLENIDSRTETVYVKSLNNDKRMVVPIVELTENENIKRH from the coding sequence ATGATTCTAAGTAGAGCTACTGAAATATTACAATCTAATGGTAATGTTGAAGTTTTGTATAAAAATGAGCCTGTATGGCTCGAAAATATTGATAGTAGAACAGAAACCGTTTATGTCAAAAGTCTAAACAACGATAAAAGAATGGTAGTTCCTATTGTTGAGTTAACTGAAAACGAAAATATAAAAAGACATTAA